A single region of the Topomyia yanbarensis strain Yona2022 unplaced genomic scaffold, ASM3024719v1 HiC_scaffold_166, whole genome shotgun sequence genome encodes:
- the LOC131694830 gene encoding uncharacterized protein LOC131694830, translated as MSKHMRDKYVATCNKRKREKVVVNAEEPPRNAVSDAERMRQYRQRKKLARETDVSGSGTETDRSSQLVAGIDINTNADRSANHIMRVSVAIEGIFLDVDVSYQEQGRRVLLEAGDFESVAGFKLCQTCRSSLQRGTVPNLSTSNGFKYPSCPPDLPPLDPISERLISPRLPFMQIRRLRQAQGSYTIIGQVINVPVDVDEMVRVLPRQLEDDYAFNVSIKKHLIHKSNYLSGFVKKSVVKAWLKYLVTTPLYKREGISLCEDRLTAFGADQQSSSSQEMSMIELEVIEATNDVELFAGQQQTLLWNEDKCLEIAPAQNKRPMSIVYDENAEELSFPDIYLGYPRKFKAGVHVTPFMKATSELRRSDRRGAKPNHLLYMAMKILRLRVTEGLQHTYKCMGTANITRAQLSDKSFLENLMERNLSFMKSIPNSVQYWYRRKQDLFAMIRQLGKPTMFLTLSASETQWPLLLKQLHKLSNHYNGIDLTEPLRELNAYQRATLVNDDPTTCCLFFNKLVDVIMHILSSPRFSPFGSHYVIDFFKRIEFQHRGSPHAHIMLWLANDPRETVSEHMPATLQLIRTVCSISVGDLRETYGKQVHGHTRTCYKRNEKRCRFNIPYWPMNEERSLVPLTTDDSRRGRLRRRSAEMRESLETKSFDTLEEFLADCRCTPDEYLDVLRSSIQRPTIFLKRSMTELWTNPFNPWIAEKLRSNMDLQFILDVYSCACYLVDYVNKSNRGISGLHRELILLQEQYPDQDYTALLKKVSLKMLNSVEMCAQEAAWYLLRLPMSEASRKIEFLPTMWPHERTRTRKQHKQMDDEGIGEDSTDVWTKNIIQKYEERDGLDYVCLADFAANFTKCRNTNSYRARSSPRILRWCNYSMNELVEYKRESVLLFLPFRNELCDVLDGNKFLQLYNAHEADILRKRREYDCELNLEQTVEEYLRTCENEEAGEQENTATKKHEEFVQSIAMEPNDDDIEQLPTGTLRAVIRQRTNVMSKQDYCDMVRSTNAEQRDLILHVIDSLHSFTDSKPMQLFFTGPAGCGKTFTLRVLMETFNRFSQAHNSQKNAYVACASTGKAAVAIGGTTVHSAFRITMSRRSNSKLSFETLQLYRNAFTNVKAIIIDEVSMIGADVLNTIHARLQDITGNYDDPFGGINIIFCGDLRQLPPVNARPVYKACGNSFHGAVLWQSLDFFPLVTVMRQTDIKFSDILTKIGNGLRLTAEETELIEGRFRTAEWCKQNAPRAIRLYHRNVDVEQYNNETLNAHDAQDCIADDVFAGYKNADQLASSRIKLYKLSVVETGGMPYLLRLSVGMPYMITTNVDVEDGVVNGAIGELKYVEHVEDDSGRHIAKLWMKFESEAVGAALRIKSRPAVYSRPGILQSDWTPISKRSANIKLSGTIKCKRIQFPVVSACALTVHKSQGGTFSEIVYHYDKSQDQQLVYVGLSRVSSLQGLYLTNPTNAFKFHHAKGSNSPKMQDLRNELQRLGNHRLRTLGDELCEVITNSDPASTLISLNVQSLKAHAMDIATDRILASVDFLAFSETWLDDSFSVEVEGYSCVIQSKRTDTRAGGVAIYKKNKTSIMAIPYTIQQQAHAEDACGDICAAMVTKHPNHNLHLKTLAGMRRSKLATTITVVEMAQPK; from the exons ATGTCTAAGCACATGCGAGACAAATACGTTGCGACGTGCAACAAAAGAAAGCGCGAAAAAGTGGTAGTGAACGCGGAAGAACCGCCAAGGAATGCAGTGTCCGATGCTGAACGCATGAGGCAGTATCGGCAACGGAAAAAGCTTGCGAGAGAGACTGATGTTTCTGGTTCCGGCACTGAAACGGATAGGAGTTCTCAGTTGGTCGCAGGTATCGATATCAATACGAATGCGGATAGAAGCGCTAACCACATCATGCGTGTGTCTGTCGCAATTGAGGGCATCTTTCTAGACGTGGATGTCAGTTATCAAG AGCAAGGAAGGAGAGTGCTGTTGGAGGCTGGAGACTTTGAGTCAGTTGCGGGATTCAAGTTATGCCAGACCTGTCGTAGCAGTTTGCAGCGAGGTACAGTACCAAATCTGTCCACGTCGAACGGATTCAAGTACCCAAGCTGTCCACCAGATCTTCCGCCCTTGGATCCGATTAGCGAAAGGCTGATTTCACCACGACTGCCGTTTATGCAGATTCGTCGTCTGCGCCAGGCACAAG GCAGTTACACCATCATTGGGCAGGTCATCAATGTTCCAGTAGATGTAGATGAGATGGTTCGGGTGCTTCCTCGTCAGCTTGAAGACGATTACGCTTTTAATGTATCAATTAAAAAACATCtaatacataaatcaaattacttGTCTGGATTCGTCAAGAAGTCGGTCGTGAAGGCTTGGCTTAAATATTTAGTCACCACACCATTATATAAACGGGAAGGAATATCTCTGTGCGAGGATCGACTAACAGCTTTTGGTGCGGACCAACAATCTAGTTCATCTCAAGAAATGAGTATGATAGAATTGGAGGTCATTGAAGCAACCAACGATGTCGAGTTGTTTGCTGGTCAGCAACAAACGCTGTTATGGAATGAAGATAAATGTCTGGAAATTGCTCCGGCTCAAAACAAGAGGCCGATGTCGATTGTTTACGATGAAAACGCTGAAGAGCTGTCTTTTCCAGATATCTATTTGGGATATCCAAGAAAATTCAAAGCTGGCGTTCACGTAACACCCTTCATGAAGGCCACCAGTGAGCTGAGACGGAGTGATAGACGTGGAGCCAAGCCGAATCACTTACTGTATATGGCTATGAAAATTCTCCGTCTTCGAGTTACTGAGGGATTGCAGCATACCTACAAATGTATGGGAACTGCAAACATAACGCGAGCCCAGCTGAGCGACAAAAGTTTCTTGGAGAATCTCATGGAACGAAATCTGTCGTTTATGAAATCGATTCCAAACTCAGTGCAGTATTGGTATCGACGTAAACAGGACCTTTTCGCCATGATTCGACAGCTGGGCAAGCCAACAATGTTTCTGACGCTAAGCGCGAGCGAAACTCAATGGCCACTATTGTTGAAACAGCTGCACAAGCTCTCAAATCATTATAACGGCATCGATTTAACAGAACCATTGCGTGAGTTGAATGCCTATCAGCGAGCGACACTGGTCAATGACGACCCAACCACTTGTTGTTTGTTCTTCAATAAACTCGTTGATGTCATAATGCATATTCTATCTTCACCTAGATTCAGTCCATTTGGCAGCCATTatgttattgattttttcaagCGCATTGAATTTCAACACCGCGGCAGTCCACATGCACACATCATGCTTTGGCTTGCAAATGATCCTCGTGAAACGGTTTCTGAGCATATGCCCGCCACCCTACAACTAATCAGAACAGTTTGTTCTATTAGTGTAGGGGATCTACGTGAAACGTATGGCAAACAGGTTCATGGGCACACGCGTACTTGCTATAAACGCAACGAGAAGCGGTGTCGATTCAACATACCATACTGGCCAATGAATGAAGAACGGTCATTGGTACCGCTAACAACTGATGACAGTCGCCGTGGACGATTACGCCGACGCTCCGCAGAGATGCGGGAATCACTGGAAACAAAATCATTTGACACTCTAGAGGAGTTTCTTGCAGATTGCAGATGTACTCCCGATGAATATCTCGATGTGCTCCGTTCTTCGATACAGCGCCCAACAATTTTCTTAAAGCGCTCAATGACGGAACTCTGGACAAACCCTTTCAATCCTTGGATTGCAGAGAAACTGCGTTCCAACATGGATCTGCAGTTTATCCTTGACGTGTACTCGTGTGCATGTTACTTGGTTGACTACGTCAACAAATCGAATCGGGGCATAAGTGGTTTACACCGCGAGCTCATCCTTTTGCAAGAGCAGTATCCTGATCAGGACTACACGGCATTACTGAAGAAGGTTAGTTTAAAAATGCTGAACTCTGTAGAGATGTGTGCCCAGGAAGCCGCATGGTACCTTCTTCGTCTACCAATGTCTGAGGCCAGCAGAAAAATAGAGTTTCTGCCAACGATGTGGCCTCACGAACGGACCAGGACCAGGAAGCAGCACAAGCAGATGGACGACGAGGGAATTGGAGAAGATTCTACTGACGTGTGGACAAAGAATATTATCCAGAAGTATGAAGAGCGCGACGGATTGGATTATGTTTGCTTGGCTGATTTTGCTGCTAACTTCACCAAGTGTAGAAATACAAACAGCTACAGAGCCCGAAGCTCACCGCGAATATTACGATGGTGCAATTATAGCATGAACGAACTTGTTGAGTACAAGCGCGAATCAGTCCTTCTATTCTTACCGTTTAGAAACGAATTATGCGATGTTCTCGATGGAAACAAGTTTCTTCAGCTGTATAATGCGCACGAGGCAGACATCCTGAGAAAAAGGAGAGAATACGACTGCGAATTGAACTTGGAACAAACTGTCGAGGAATATCTACGCACTTGTGAGAACGAAGAAGCTGGCGAACAGGAGAACACCGCAACTAAGAAACATGAAGAGTTTGTACAGTCGATTGCCATGGAACCAAACGATGATGACATTGAGCAATTACCAACTGGAACACTGAGAGCGGTTATAAGACAACGAACCAACGTCATGTCGAAGCAAGATTACTGCGATATGGTACGATCCACCAATGCGGAACAGCGCGACTTAATTTTGCACGTAATCGATTCGCTACACAGCTTCACCGATAGCAAACCAATGCAATTATTCTTCACTGGACCGGCTGGATGCGGTAAAACATTTACACTGCGAGTACTTATGGAGACCTTCAACCGCTTCAGTCAAGCTCATAACTCACAGAAGAATGCCTACGTAGCATGTGCTTCGACAGGAAAGGCAGCCGTTGCCATTGGAGGAACTACCGTGCATTCTGCATTTCGCATCACAATGTCACGCCGTAGTAATTCAAAGCTAAGCTTCGAAACACTCCAACTTTATCGCAACGCTTTCACCAATGTTAAAGCTATTATCATAGATGAGGTGAGCATGATTGGCGCAGATGTACTCAACACCATACACGCACGCCTTCAAGATATAACCGGAAACTACGATGATCCATTCGGTGGAATTAATATAATATTCTGCGGAGACTTACGGCAACTACCGCCAGTCAATGCAAGACCCGTCTACAAGGCATGTGGAAACTCATTCCACGGGGCTGTCCTGTGGCAATCGCTCGACTTTTTCCCGCTGGTAACAGTTATGCGTCAAACCGATATCAAATTTTCCGATATATTGACCAAGATCGGCAACGGTTTGCGATTAACCGCAGAAGAAACCGAATTGATCGAGGGTCGTTTTCGCACAGCCGAATGGTGCAAACAAAACGCACCAAGGGCAATTAGACTTTATCATCGGAACGTGGATGTAGAGCAATACAACAACGAAACATTAAACGCACATGATGCACAAGACTGCATTGCCGACGATGTGTTTGCGGGATACAAAAATGCTGATCAGCTCGCTAGTTCTCGTATTAAGCTTTACAAGCTGAGCGTCGTGGAAACAGGAGGCATGCCGTATTTGCTACGCCTTTCAGTTGGTATGCCTTATATGATAACTACCAATGTCGACGTTGAAGATGGCGTAGTAAATGGCGCTATCGGTGAGCTGAAATACGTTGAACATGTTGAGGATGACTCCGGACGACATATTGCCAAGCTGTGGATGAAGTTCGAGAGCGAAGCTGTTGGAGCTGCTTTGAGGATCAAGTCAAGACCAGCCGTTTATTCTAGACCCGGTATCCTGCAATCTGATTGGACTCCTATTTCGAAGCGATCTGCGAATATCAAACTGAGCGGCACCATCAAATGCAAGCGTATCCAGTTTCCAGTCGTGAGTGCATGTGCTCTGACTGTACACAAGTCACAGGGCGGCACATTCTCTGAGATTGTATATCACTACGACAAGAGCCAGGACCAGCAGCTGGTATACGTTGGTTTGTCGCGTGTTTCATCGCTTCAGGGTCTTTACCTGACTAATCCCACCAATGCCTTCAAGTTTCATCACGCTAAGGGTTCTAATTCACCGAAAATGCAAGACCTGCGAAATGAGCTGCAACGATTAGGCAATCATCGTTTGCGTACACTTGGTGATGAATTATGCGAGGTTATAACGAATAGTGATCCTGCTAGTACGTTGATAAGTCTCAATGTACAAAGTTTGAAGGCCCACGCAATGGATATCGCTACAGATAGGATTTTAGCTAGCGTAGACTTCCTCGCCTTTAGTGAAACCTGGCTAGACGATTCTTTTTCAGTCGAGGTAGAAGGCTACAGTTGCGTCATCCAATCGAAGCGTACCGATACGAGAGCTGGTGGAGTAGCCATATACAAGAAGAACAAGACATCCATAATGGCTATTCCTTATACCATCCAACAACAAGCACACGCCGAGGACGCTTGCGGTGACATTTGTGCAGCAATGGTGACG AAGCACCCGAACCATAATCTGCATCTTAAAACCCTCGCTGGAATGAGACGATCAAAACTTGCAACGACAATTACGGTCGTCGAAATGGCCCAGCCCAAAG